From the genome of Desulfatibacillum aliphaticivorans DSM 15576, one region includes:
- the dnaX gene encoding DNA polymerase III subunit gamma/tau produces MSYLVLARKYRPQTFDEVVAQPHVTETLKNAINQERVAHALCLSGPRGTGKTTVARILAKAMNCVNGPTPEPCGVCASCKEIAASNAVDVFEIDGASNNSVEQVRELRENVQYAPALGNYKVYIIDEVHMLSQAAFNALLKTLEEPPPHVMFILATTESHKIPVTILSRCQRYDFKRISLDDIVGHLAKLAGLENFTIEEQSLWAVARRSGGCMRDALSLLDQVMAYSTGEASFEKVLDILGVAGRKSLFALAQALLDRDVPACLTAVDQLYARGYDLKQVMADLLDHLRNLTVVKTVRDPGLLLDIPPGEIQAMQEQVANASPAFVNQVLSLLFKEEAAVRLSPQPRLALEVALIRICEITPAVAIDSLVAALEVLASQPASKDQIINIGPASGPAPALPESGGGSAPPAPEETTASAAEAAPQHEESTPVAASDPQTEPEPQEALAPEPEPEPEPEPPAEPEKEVTPEPEPEPEPPEEEPQAAPEPEPQAPVESAPPEPEEESIPEQAADSDAYQSDDESPYYPEPDPTYAAADSEPIIPDMEPDYGPPQYETREVQPDVVQEAATPEEPAAPAPEPEEDEPEPPPFEGDPWEAFSKDVQEKSIMLGLTLEKCRLKEYEKGRFVLETDGAPFSRDQLNTPENQTILTGVCKSLFGRKVQFVIEEPSEENRTAPVMNQAEKRRELEQEALNHPLVEEAVRIFGGKVVEIRQME; encoded by the coding sequence ATGTCCTATCTTGTACTTGCTCGAAAATACAGGCCCCAGACCTTTGACGAGGTGGTGGCCCAGCCTCATGTTACCGAAACCCTGAAAAACGCCATTAATCAGGAACGGGTGGCCCACGCCCTGTGCCTTTCCGGCCCTCGCGGCACGGGCAAGACCACGGTGGCGCGCATTCTGGCCAAGGCCATGAATTGCGTGAACGGCCCCACGCCCGAGCCCTGCGGCGTTTGCGCTTCGTGCAAGGAAATCGCAGCCAGCAACGCGGTGGACGTGTTTGAAATCGACGGGGCGTCCAACAACAGCGTGGAGCAGGTCCGGGAGCTTCGGGAAAACGTGCAGTACGCCCCGGCTTTGGGCAACTACAAGGTGTACATCATCGACGAAGTGCACATGCTCTCCCAGGCCGCCTTCAACGCGCTCTTGAAAACCCTGGAGGAGCCGCCGCCCCACGTGATGTTCATCCTGGCCACCACGGAAAGCCATAAGATTCCGGTGACCATCCTTTCCAGGTGCCAGCGCTACGATTTCAAGCGTATCAGCCTGGACGACATTGTGGGGCATCTGGCCAAACTGGCGGGGCTGGAAAACTTCACCATCGAGGAGCAAAGCTTGTGGGCCGTAGCCCGGCGCTCCGGCGGCTGCATGCGCGATGCGTTGAGCCTTTTGGATCAGGTCATGGCTTATTCCACGGGCGAAGCGTCCTTTGAAAAGGTTCTGGACATTTTGGGCGTGGCCGGACGCAAGTCCTTGTTCGCCCTGGCCCAGGCTCTTTTAGACCGGGACGTCCCGGCCTGCCTCACCGCCGTGGACCAACTTTACGCCAGGGGATACGACCTGAAGCAGGTCATGGCCGACCTGTTGGACCACCTGCGGAATCTCACCGTGGTGAAAACGGTCCGGGATCCCGGCCTGCTCCTGGACATTCCTCCCGGCGAGATCCAGGCCATGCAGGAGCAGGTCGCCAATGCGTCTCCTGCTTTTGTGAATCAGGTCCTGAGCCTGCTTTTTAAAGAAGAGGCCGCGGTCAGGCTGTCGCCCCAGCCCAGGCTCGCCCTGGAAGTGGCTCTGATCCGCATTTGCGAAATCACCCCGGCCGTCGCCATAGACTCTTTAGTCGCCGCCTTGGAGGTTCTGGCCTCTCAGCCGGCGTCCAAAGACCAGATTATAAATATCGGCCCGGCATCCGGCCCGGCGCCCGCCCTGCCGGAGTCCGGCGGTGGAAGCGCGCCTCCTGCGCCGGAAGAGACAACGGCTTCCGCAGCGGAAGCGGCGCCTCAACACGAGGAATCCACTCCTGTCGCCGCGTCTGACCCTCAGACCGAACCGGAGCCGCAGGAAGCACTTGCACCTGAGCCGGAGCCCGAACCCGAACCGGAGCCGCCGGCGGAGCCTGAAAAGGAAGTTACACCGGAACCGGAACCCGAGCCCGAACCGCCGGAGGAGGAGCCCCAGGCGGCGCCGGAACCCGAACCGCAAGCTCCTGTGGAGAGCGCCCCGCCGGAGCCTGAAGAGGAATCCATTCCCGAGCAGGCTGCCGACTCGGATGCTTATCAGTCGGACGACGAGTCGCCTTATTATCCTGAGCCGGATCCCACATACGCTGCGGCCGACTCCGAGCCCATTATCCCGGACATGGAGCCGGACTACGGTCCTCCCCAATATGAAACCCGGGAGGTTCAACCGGACGTCGTCCAGGAGGCTGCAACGCCTGAAGAACCGGCTGCACCGGCCCCGGAGCCTGAAGAGGACGAGCCGGAGCCGCCGCCGTTTGAAGGAGATCCGTGGGAGGCTTTTTCCAAGGATGTGCAGGAAAAAAGCATTATGCTGGGCCTCACCCTTGAAAAATGCCGTTTAAAGGAATATGAAAAAGGCCGCTTCGTCCTGGAAACCGACGGCGCGCCTTTTTCGCGGGATCAGTTGAACACCCCGGAAAATCAGACGATTCTCACGGGCGTATGCAAAAGCCTCTTCGGCCGCAAGGTGCAATTCGTCATCGAAGAGCCCAGCGAGGAAAACCGGACCGCCCCGGTCATGAACCAGGCGGAAAAGCGCCGGGAACTGGAGCAGGAGGCGTTGAACCACCCCCTGGTGGAGGAAGCGGTGCGGATTTTCGGCGGCAAGGTTGTAGAAATTCGTCAAATGGAATAA
- a CDS encoding YbaB/EbfC family nucleoid-associated protein, producing MKKGMGNIMKQAQKLQNQMAKLQEELGDKTVEASAGGGMVKVVVNGKQQVLSIEIEKEVVDPEDVEMLQDMVLAAVNEGLNKSQDMVQGEMGKLTGGMNIPGLF from the coding sequence ATGAAAAAGGGAATGGGCAACATCATGAAGCAGGCTCAAAAGCTCCAGAACCAGATGGCCAAACTCCAGGAGGAACTGGGGGACAAGACCGTGGAAGCCTCCGCGGGCGGCGGCATGGTCAAGGTGGTTGTGAACGGCAAGCAGCAGGTTCTGTCCATTGAGATCGAGAAGGAAGTGGTTGACCCTGAAGACGTGGAAATGCTCCAGGACATGGTTTTGGCGGCCGTTAACGAAGGCCTGAACAAAAGCCAGGACATGGTGCAAGGCGAAATGGGCAAGCTCACGGGCGGCATGAACATTCCCGGCCTGTTCTAA
- the recR gene encoding recombination mediator RecR, giving the protein MSFYPPSLVNLIKQLSKLPGIGEKTAERLALHILRGSVKDAQALAESISEAKETVRLCSVCYGLADSDPCHICRDATRDQDVVCVVEQGTDMVALEKSGAFKGRYHVLQGCLSPMNGVGPDNLRIRELVERLKKEKIKEVVVATGTSVEGESTANYLRQVLEGSGVKITRIASGVPIGGDLKYTDALTLKRALDSRHCL; this is encoded by the coding sequence ATGTCCTTTTACCCTCCCAGCCTGGTCAATCTGATCAAACAGCTTTCCAAGCTGCCTGGAATCGGAGAGAAAACCGCCGAACGCCTGGCCCTCCATATTTTAAGAGGATCGGTCAAGGACGCCCAGGCTTTGGCTGAGTCCATATCCGAAGCCAAGGAAACGGTCCGGCTGTGCTCGGTCTGCTACGGCCTGGCCGACTCGGATCCGTGCCACATCTGCCGGGACGCGACCCGGGATCAGGATGTGGTCTGCGTGGTGGAGCAAGGCACGGACATGGTGGCCCTGGAAAAATCCGGGGCGTTCAAGGGGCGGTATCACGTCTTGCAGGGGTGTTTGTCGCCCATGAACGGCGTGGGGCCGGACAACCTGCGCATCCGCGAGCTTGTGGAGAGATTGAAAAAGGAAAAAATCAAGGAAGTGGTTGTGGCCACAGGCACCAGCGTGGAGGGGGAATCCACAGCCAATTATTTGCGCCAGGTCCTCGAGGGCTCGGGCGTAAAAATCACTCGCATAGCCTCGGGCGTTCCCATCGGGGGCGACCTGAAATACACAGACGCTCTGACGCTTAAAAGGGCCTTGGACTCCCGGCACTGCCTATAA
- a CDS encoding YkgJ family cysteine cluster protein, giving the protein MKELKSSDIFECTMCGKCCQGYGGTYVTETDIQAIAEFIGKSPETVRAEYCQLSGGKPVLAQGEDGKCIFFTDKCSIHPVKPKMCRKWPFLEAVLRDEKNWERMASCCPGCKTDVPIEHVKAVIQALLNGEIQDEG; this is encoded by the coding sequence TTGAAAGAACTCAAATCTTCAGACATTTTTGAATGCACCATGTGCGGCAAATGCTGCCAAGGCTACGGCGGCACATACGTAACGGAAACGGACATCCAGGCCATCGCCGAGTTCATCGGCAAATCGCCTGAGACGGTCAGGGCGGAATACTGCCAACTCTCCGGAGGAAAGCCGGTCCTGGCTCAAGGAGAAGACGGCAAATGCATCTTCTTTACGGACAAATGCTCCATCCACCCGGTCAAACCCAAAATGTGCCGCAAATGGCCATTCCTGGAAGCCGTCCTTAGGGACGAAAAAAACTGGGAGCGCATGGCCTCCTGCTGCCCCGGCTGCAAGACCGACGTGCCCATCGAACACGTCAAAGCCGTCATCCAGGCCCTCCTGAACGGCGAGATTCAAGACGAAGGGTGA
- a CDS encoding DUF4198 domain-containing protein — protein sequence MKKICLLSALALVCLFCGSTYAHYGMVIPSDNMVMEDDNRTITLDLSFSHPMELIGMELVAPKSFTVAHEGKTTDLAKSLKASKVMDQPAWKAEYQIKRPGAYAFVMEPVPYWEPAEDCFIIHYTKTVVAAFGDDEGWDDELGLKTEIVPLAKPFAQYKGNVFQGVVKLDGKAVPYAEVEVEYYNKDGKKEAPTDYMVTQTIKADGNGVFTYAAPFAGWWGFAALNTADYQLKFEGQDKDVELGAVIWVKFEDF from the coding sequence ATGAAGAAAATTTGCTTGCTGAGCGCATTGGCCCTGGTCTGTTTGTTTTGCGGTTCCACCTACGCCCATTACGGCATGGTGATTCCGTCCGACAACATGGTCATGGAAGATGACAACCGCACCATCACCCTGGATCTGTCCTTCTCCCATCCCATGGAACTGATCGGCATGGAACTGGTCGCCCCCAAGTCGTTCACCGTGGCTCATGAAGGCAAAACCACGGACCTGGCCAAAAGCCTGAAAGCCTCCAAGGTTATGGACCAACCCGCATGGAAAGCCGAATACCAGATCAAGCGGCCCGGCGCCTACGCTTTCGTTATGGAGCCTGTTCCCTACTGGGAGCCTGCCGAAGACTGCTTTATCATCCATTACACCAAGACCGTTGTGGCTGCTTTCGGCGATGACGAAGGCTGGGACGATGAACTGGGCCTCAAGACGGAAATCGTGCCTTTGGCCAAGCCTTTCGCCCAATACAAGGGCAACGTGTTCCAAGGCGTCGTGAAACTGGACGGCAAGGCCGTGCCTTACGCGGAAGTGGAAGTGGAATACTACAACAAGGACGGCAAAAAGGAAGCTCCCACGGACTATATGGTCACCCAGACCATCAAGGCTGACGGCAACGGCGTGTTCACCTACGCCGCTCCTTTCGCCGGCTGGTGGGGATTTGCAGCGCTCAACACCGCGGACTATCAACTGAAGTTTGAAGGCCAGGATAAGGATGTGGAACTGGGCGCCGTCATCTGGGTGAAGTTTGAAGATTTTTAA
- the cbiM gene encoding cobalt transporter CbiM, whose product MHISEGVLSGPVLAAGAAVAIAGTAYGLKKLDFEKIPRAAVLSAGFFVASLVHVPIGVSSAHLILNGILGLLLGWAAFPVIAVALMLQAVLFQFGGITTLGVNTVVMAAPAVFCYLVFGKIVAKGGPMGMAGAFACGFFSVLLSGVLVALALFLTEENFFEVAAAVLGAHIVIMITEGVFSVICIEFLRKVQPGMLPGAQ is encoded by the coding sequence ATGCATATTTCCGAAGGAGTTTTGTCCGGCCCGGTTTTGGCGGCCGGAGCGGCCGTCGCCATAGCCGGAACCGCATACGGATTGAAAAAGCTGGATTTTGAAAAAATCCCCCGGGCGGCGGTTTTGTCAGCGGGTTTTTTTGTGGCCTCCCTGGTGCACGTTCCCATCGGCGTATCCAGCGCGCACCTGATTTTAAACGGCATCCTGGGCCTGCTGCTGGGGTGGGCGGCCTTTCCCGTCATCGCGGTGGCTCTCATGCTGCAGGCCGTGCTGTTCCAGTTCGGCGGAATCACCACTCTGGGCGTCAACACGGTCGTCATGGCGGCGCCCGCTGTATTTTGCTACCTGGTTTTCGGCAAGATCGTAGCTAAAGGCGGCCCCATGGGTATGGCCGGAGCCTTCGCATGCGGTTTTTTCTCCGTGCTTTTATCCGGCGTGCTGGTGGCTTTGGCGCTGTTTTTGACGGAGGAAAACTTCTTCGAAGTCGCCGCAGCGGTTTTAGGCGCCCACATCGTGATTATGATTACGGAGGGCGTGTTTTCGGTTATCTGCATTGAATTCTTACGAAAAGTACAGCCGGGCATGCTTCCCGGCGCCCAATAA
- the cbiQ gene encoding cobalt ECF transporter T component CbiQ: MIAETFAFGESPVHRLDPRVRVIVGTLFAVVAALADRFDVLGAALGLAALMTLAARLQPLAVLKRLALVNGLVLFLWVVLPFTYNGTPWFHLGPLAAAKEGVRLCAIITLKSNAIVLWSIVFFSTMPVATLGHAMNRLKMPVKLTALLLLTYRYIFVLEAELNQLVRAARIRSFSPGTNLHTYRTYAYLVGMLMVRAAERGERVHQAMVCRGFSGKFYCLDEMEFTFRDAAWGGFLVLVIFFLAIWQWTL, translated from the coding sequence TTGATAGCGGAAACCTTTGCATTCGGCGAATCCCCCGTGCATCGCCTTGACCCGCGGGTACGAGTGATTGTAGGGACCTTGTTCGCGGTGGTTGCGGCCCTGGCGGACCGGTTCGACGTATTGGGCGCCGCCTTGGGTCTGGCGGCCCTCATGACCCTGGCGGCTCGGCTTCAGCCCCTGGCCGTGTTAAAGCGTCTGGCTTTGGTGAACGGGCTGGTGCTGTTTTTATGGGTGGTCCTGCCGTTCACGTATAATGGAACGCCGTGGTTTCACCTGGGGCCGTTGGCTGCGGCCAAGGAGGGAGTCCGGCTCTGCGCGATCATCACGCTGAAATCCAACGCCATTGTTCTGTGGTCCATCGTATTTTTCTCCACCATGCCCGTGGCGACTTTGGGCCACGCCATGAACCGGTTGAAAATGCCGGTCAAGCTCACGGCCCTGCTGCTTTTGACCTATAGGTACATCTTTGTGCTGGAAGCGGAATTGAACCAACTGGTGCGCGCCGCCAGGATCAGGAGTTTTTCTCCGGGAACCAACCTCCACACCTACCGGACATACGCCTATCTTGTGGGCATGCTCATGGTCAGGGCGGCGGAACGGGGCGAGCGCGTGCATCAGGCCATGGTCTGCCGGGGCTTTTCCGGCAAGTTCTATTGCCTGGATGAAATGGAGTTCACCTTTCGGGACGCGGCCTGGGGCGGTTTTCTGGTTTTGGTTATTTTTTTTCTGGCAATCTGGCAATGGACATTGTAG
- a CDS encoding energy-coupling factor ABC transporter ATP-binding protein, with the protein MESHPHIFEIKDISFSYPVGKTVLENFSFHLHYGQKAGLIGHNGSGKTTLLHLLMGLLTPTAGSIRILGEKMESEKDFKKMRPKLGFVFQNADDQLFSPTVLEDVAFGPLNLGKSPKEAKEIALQTLESLDLKGFEKRISYKLSGGEKKLVSIATVLAMDPEVLLLDEPTTGLDMDTREHIIQILNNLDKSFLIVSHEYDFLARTTRDFFGMQKGKIMYYGDSSALHTHTHIHPLGKTPHRHNGIAAQEHPHDGHDHAHEGHVHTHEDDQ; encoded by the coding sequence ATGGAATCACATCCCCATATATTTGAAATCAAGGACATTTCTTTCAGCTATCCGGTCGGCAAGACCGTGTTGGAGAATTTTTCGTTTCATCTCCATTACGGCCAAAAGGCGGGACTCATCGGCCATAACGGAAGCGGAAAAACCACCCTGCTCCATTTGCTCATGGGGCTATTGACGCCCACCGCCGGCAGCATCCGCATCCTTGGGGAGAAAATGGAGTCGGAAAAGGACTTCAAAAAAATGCGGCCCAAACTGGGTTTCGTGTTTCAAAACGCGGACGATCAGTTGTTTTCCCCCACGGTTCTGGAAGACGTGGCTTTCGGCCCCTTGAACCTGGGCAAGTCCCCCAAGGAGGCCAAGGAAATCGCCTTGCAAACCCTGGAAAGCCTGGACCTGAAGGGGTTTGAAAAACGCATATCCTACAAGCTCTCCGGCGGCGAAAAAAAGCTGGTCTCCATTGCCACGGTCCTGGCCATGGACCCGGAGGTGCTGCTTTTGGACGAGCCCACCACCGGCCTGGACATGGACACGCGCGAGCACATCATTCAGATTCTGAACAATCTGGACAAATCCTTTTTAATCGTCTCCCACGAGTACGATTTTCTGGCCCGCACCACCCGGGATTTTTTCGGCATGCAAAAGGGCAAAATCATGTATTACGGCGATTCCTCGGCCCTGCACACCCACACCCACATCCATCCCTTGGGAAAAACGCCTCACAGGCACAACGGGATCGCGGCTCAGGAGCACCCCCACGACGGACACGACCACGCCCACGAAGGGCATGTGCACACCCACGAAGACGACCAATAG
- a CDS encoding SGNH/GDSL hydrolase family protein, whose product MAKQSRTIRNYLLMGLLVLGALEICARILLVAAASLGPALFAENIHCRHDPILGWSNIPGIVIPDMYGPGKDLTINNQGFRAKRDFARKAPDGKTRVVCVGDSFTLGYGVGDDESFCARLEESWPSLEVMNMGQGGYGLDQMHLWHRKEWSNFDYDLLVVCFIDADISRMNADRFDIYPKPWMRVEDGRLHTMNTPAPDPYPGFWSKTAWWSGLGLVQAAGKAREILIRREKAEGVYRTQRDLLVTVMAVFREMQAMAQSKGAPMAIVRLPTAGGMKADLPFFSIMNRELEAAGYHYFDFTNHFRQLPPGEARRMFIDSKTAPKELLRYKSMGAHYSPYGHAVTAKWMQEVLRKLQSSPATAKE is encoded by the coding sequence ATGGCAAAACAATCCCGTACAATCCGCAATTACCTGTTAATGGGGCTGCTTGTTTTAGGAGCGCTGGAGATTTGCGCCCGCATCCTGCTTGTGGCCGCCGCTTCCCTGGGGCCGGCCTTGTTCGCAGAAAACATCCATTGCAGGCATGACCCCATATTGGGATGGTCCAACATTCCCGGAATCGTCATCCCCGACATGTACGGGCCGGGCAAGGACCTTACCATCAACAACCAGGGCTTTCGCGCAAAGCGCGACTTCGCCCGCAAGGCGCCGGACGGAAAAACCCGCGTCGTCTGCGTGGGGGACTCCTTCACCCTGGGCTACGGGGTCGGGGACGACGAATCGTTCTGCGCCAGACTGGAAGAGTCCTGGCCCAGCCTGGAAGTCATGAACATGGGCCAGGGGGGATACGGCCTGGACCAGATGCATCTCTGGCATCGCAAGGAATGGTCCAATTTCGACTATGACCTGCTTGTGGTCTGCTTTATTGACGCGGACATCAGCCGCATGAACGCGGACCGGTTCGATATTTATCCCAAGCCGTGGATGCGGGTGGAAGACGGCCGCCTGCACACCATGAACACCCCTGCGCCCGACCCGTATCCGGGTTTTTGGAGCAAGACGGCCTGGTGGTCCGGCCTGGGGCTTGTACAGGCTGCGGGGAAGGCGCGTGAAATTTTAATCCGGCGGGAAAAGGCGGAAGGCGTCTATCGAACCCAGAGGGACCTGCTTGTAACGGTCATGGCCGTATTCCGGGAGATGCAGGCCATGGCCCAGTCTAAAGGAGCGCCTATGGCTATAGTGCGATTGCCGACGGCGGGCGGGATGAAGGCCGACCTTCCCTTTTTCAGCATCATGAACAGGGAGCTTGAGGCGGCAGGCTATCACTACTTTGATTTTACAAACCACTTCCGCCAATTGCCTCCGGGCGAAGCCCGCAGGATGTTCATCGACTCAAAGACTGCGCCCAAGGAACTGCTTCGCTATAAAAGCATGGGCGCCCACTACAGCCCATACGGCCACGCCGTGACCGCAAAATGGATGCAGGAAGTATTAAGAAAGCTGCAGTCCAGCCCGGCGACCGCCAAAGAGTAA
- a CDS encoding alpha/beta hydrolase: MQDHPIHGKPGPLGRVLFSTHPVNISFHRIGLESGSALLNLPAGTQVRPFAPAGVPASYISGHGDAKGRKILYLHGGGYMVGSRRTHKSLAAYLSKIAKAECVLPDYRRAPEHPFPAALEDVYAVYLAMLDQGIDPQCIALAGDSAGGGLTAALLLALKAMGKPLPSCAYLMSPWVNLADNDLHFKAPFTKRTDIADWFCHFMSHMYVGQCDPAHPFVSPVFGDFQGLPPLFVTVGKYEPLCRQAEELAERAQMAGVDVTFKPYRSYVHVLQALAPFSKRIHGLLAKGGDFIHEHCPA, from the coding sequence ATGCAAGATCATCCCATCCATGGCAAGCCCGGCCCGCTGGGCAGAGTTCTTTTCAGCACACATCCCGTCAATATTTCGTTTCACCGGATAGGATTGGAAAGCGGCAGTGCACTACTTAACCTGCCTGCAGGAACCCAGGTCCGGCCCTTCGCCCCCGCGGGCGTCCCGGCCAGTTATATCTCGGGGCATGGAGACGCCAAAGGCCGCAAAATTCTGTACCTTCACGGCGGAGGCTATATGGTGGGATCCCGCCGCACCCATAAATCCTTGGCCGCCTATCTATCCAAAATCGCCAAGGCCGAATGCGTCCTGCCCGACTACCGCCGGGCGCCCGAGCATCCTTTTCCCGCGGCTCTGGAAGACGTCTACGCTGTGTACCTGGCCATGCTGGATCAGGGGATCGACCCCCAATGCATCGCCCTGGCCGGAGATTCCGCCGGCGGCGGCCTGACCGCAGCTCTGCTTCTGGCTCTCAAGGCCATGGGAAAGCCCCTGCCGTCCTGCGCTTATTTGATGAGCCCTTGGGTGAACCTGGCGGACAATGATCTGCATTTCAAGGCTCCTTTTACCAAACGCACCGACATTGCGGACTGGTTTTGCCATTTCATGTCCCATATGTACGTGGGGCAGTGCGACCCGGCCCATCCCTTTGTCTCGCCAGTCTTCGGAGACTTTCAAGGCCTGCCGCCCCTGTTTGTGACCGTGGGGAAATACGAGCCTTTGTGCAGACAAGCAGAGGAGTTGGCGGAAAGAGCGCAAATGGCCGGGGTGGACGTGACCTTCAAGCCCTATCGCAGCTACGTCCATGTGCTGCAAGCCCTGGCGCCGTTTTCAAAAAGAATCCACGGCCTTCTCGCCAAAGGCGGCGACTTCATTCACGAGCATTGTCCGGCCTAA
- a CDS encoding M48 family metallopeptidase codes for MLNSYAWIILIFVLLDYALGAAAGVLNLKNIRDELPEEFADVWDKDRYAKSQQYLAATTRLGLVSSTVLLAVLLVFWFAGGFNFVDALARGLGFGPTLTGLAYFAFLAALSNMVSTGFSLYSTFVIEERFGFNKTTLKTFILDRIKIAALACILGGPIIGGILYFLGHAGPNAWLYCWAGVTVFILFIQMVAPTWIMPLFNKFLPLENQELKQAVLDYTDSVDFPLENLFMMDGSKRSSKSNAFFAGFGKRRRIALFDTLIEKHTIPELVAVVAHEVGHYKKKHILTNMVISILHLGLMFYLLSLFISRQGLFDAFFMEQASVYAGLLFFGLLYTPVETILGLGLGMLSRKNEYEADRFSVTTTGDPQAMINALKKLSRDNLSNLWPHPFYVFLAYSHPPVLERIRAIKQIEIH; via the coding sequence GTGTTGAACTCCTACGCCTGGATCATATTGATTTTCGTATTGCTGGACTACGCCCTGGGCGCCGCGGCCGGCGTGTTGAACCTGAAAAACATCCGGGACGAACTGCCCGAGGAATTCGCCGACGTCTGGGATAAGGACCGTTACGCCAAGTCCCAGCAATATCTGGCGGCGACCACCCGGCTGGGCTTGGTTTCCTCCACCGTTTTATTGGCTGTTTTGCTTGTTTTCTGGTTTGCAGGCGGATTCAATTTTGTGGACGCCTTGGCCCGGGGCCTGGGCTTTGGGCCGACCCTTACGGGGCTTGCCTATTTCGCTTTTCTGGCGGCGCTGAGCAATATGGTATCCACAGGGTTTTCCTTGTACTCCACCTTTGTGATCGAAGAACGCTTCGGATTCAACAAAACCACCCTCAAGACGTTCATCCTGGATCGAATCAAAATCGCCGCCCTGGCCTGCATATTAGGCGGGCCCATTATAGGCGGCATCCTGTATTTTTTGGGCCATGCAGGCCCCAACGCCTGGCTGTATTGCTGGGCCGGGGTGACGGTGTTCATCCTGTTCATCCAAATGGTCGCGCCCACGTGGATCATGCCTTTGTTCAACAAGTTCCTGCCCTTGGAAAACCAGGAGCTCAAGCAGGCGGTGCTGGATTATACCGATAGCGTGGACTTTCCCTTGGAAAATCTGTTCATGATGGACGGCTCCAAGCGTTCGTCCAAGTCCAACGCCTTTTTTGCGGGATTTGGAAAAAGGCGGCGCATCGCCCTGTTCGACACCCTCATAGAAAAGCACACCATCCCGGAACTGGTGGCCGTGGTGGCCCACGAGGTGGGGCATTACAAGAAGAAGCACATCCTGACCAACATGGTCATCAGCATTCTGCACCTGGGGCTCATGTTTTACCTTCTGTCCCTGTTCATCTCCCGGCAAGGATTGTTTGACGCTTTTTTTATGGAACAGGCCTCGGTTTACGCCGGGCTGCTTTTTTTCGGGCTTTTGTATACGCCGGTGGAAACCATCCTGGGCCTGGGCCTTGGCATGCTTTCCCGCAAGAACGAATACGAAGCCGACCGCTTTTCCGTGACCACCACGGGCGATCCCCAGGCCATGATCAATGCCTTGAAAAAGCTGTCCCGGGATAACCTGAGCAACCTGTGGCCTCATCCCTTTTATGTGTTTCTTGCTTATTCCCACCCCCCGGTTCTGGAGCGCATCCGGGCTATTAAGCAGATTGAAATTCATTAA